A window of the Eulemur rufifrons isolate Redbay chromosome 6, OSU_ERuf_1, whole genome shotgun sequence genome harbors these coding sequences:
- the TRMT112 gene encoding multifunctional methyltransferase subunit TRM112-like protein isoform X1, with protein MKLLTHNLLSSHVRGLGPRGFPLRLQATEVRINPVEFNPEFVARMIPKVEWAALLEAADTLHLVEVPKEPIQGYEHDEKFLRKMHHVLLEVDVLEGTLQCPESGRLFPISRGIPNMLLSDEETES; from the exons ATGAAACTGCTCACTCACAATCTGCTGAGCTCGCACGTGCGGGGGCTGGGGCCCCGTGGCTTCCCCCTGCGCCTCCAG GCTACCGAGGTCCGCATCAACCCCGTGGAGTTCAACCCCGAGTTCGTGGCGCGTATGATACCCAAGGTGGAGTGGGCGGCGCTCCTGGAGGCGGCAGATACC CTGCACCTGGTCGAGGTGCCCAAAGAGCCGATTCAGGGATATGAGCATGATGAGAAATTTCTGAGGAAGATGCACCACGTCCTGCTGGAG GTGGATGTGTTGGAGGGCACCCTGCAGTGCCCGGAGTCTGGACGTCTGTTTCCCATCAGCCGTGGGATCCCCAACATGTTGCTGagtgatgaggaaactgagagttgA
- the TRMT112 gene encoding multifunctional methyltransferase subunit TRM112-like protein isoform X2, which yields MKLLTHNLLSSHVRGLGPRGFPLRLQATEVRINPVEFNPEFVARMIPKVEWAALLEAADTVPKEPIQGYEHDEKFLRKMHHVLLEVDVLEGTLQCPESGRLFPISRGIPNMLLSDEETES from the exons ATGAAACTGCTCACTCACAATCTGCTGAGCTCGCACGTGCGGGGGCTGGGGCCCCGTGGCTTCCCCCTGCGCCTCCAG GCTACCGAGGTCCGCATCAACCCCGTGGAGTTCAACCCCGAGTTCGTGGCGCGTATGATACCCAAGGTGGAGTGGGCGGCGCTCCTGGAGGCGGCAGATACC GTGCCCAAAGAGCCGATTCAGGGATATGAGCATGATGAGAAATTTCTGAGGAAGATGCACCACGTCCTGCTGGAG GTGGATGTGTTGGAGGGCACCCTGCAGTGCCCGGAGTCTGGACGTCTGTTTCCCATCAGCCGTGGGATCCCCAACATGTTGCTGagtgatgaggaaactgagagttgA
- the ESRRA gene encoding steroid hormone receptor ERR1 — protein MSSQVVGIEPLYIKAEPASPDSPKGSSETETEPSVALAPGPAPTRCHPGHKEEEDGEGAGPGEQGGGKLVLSSLPKRLCLVCGDVASGYHYGVASCEACKAFFKRTIQGSIEYSCPASNECEITKRRRKACQACRFTKCLRVGMLKEGVRLDRVRGGRQKYKRRPEVDPLPFPSPFPAGSLAVAGGPRKTAPVNALVSHLLVVEPEKLYAMPDPAGPDGHLPAVATLCDLFDREIVVTISWAKSIPGFSSLSLSDQMSVLQSVWMEVLVLGVAQRSLPLQDELAFAEDLVLDEEGARAAGLGELGAALLQLVRRLQALRLEREEYVLLKALALANSDSVHIEDAEAVEQLREALHEALLEYEAGRAGPGGGAERRRAGRLLLTLPLLRQTAGKVLAHFYGVKLEGKVPMHKLFLEMLEAMMD, from the exons ATGTCCAGCCAGGTGGTGGGCATTGAGCCTCTTTACATCAAAGCAGAGCCAGCCAGCCCCGACAGTCCAAAGGGTTCCTCGGAGACAGAGACTGAGCCTTCCGTGGCACTGGCGCCTGGTCCAGCTCCCACTCGCTGCCACCCAGGccacaaggaggaggaggacggggaaggggctgggcctggcgagcagggtggtgggaagctggtgctcagctccctgcccaaaCGCCTCTGCCTGGTGTGTGGGGATGTGGCCTCCGGCTACCACTATGGTGTGGCATCCTGTGAGGCCTGCAAAGCCTTCTTCAAGAGGACCATCCAGG GGAGCATTGAGTACAGCTGTCCGGCCTCCAACGAGTGTGAGATCACCAAGCGGAGACGCAAGGCCTGCCAGGCCTGCCGCTTCACCAAGTGCCTGCGGGTGGGCATGCTCAAGGAGG GGGTGCGCCTGGACCGTGTCCGGGGTGGACGGCAGAAGTACAAGCGGCGGCCAGAGGTGGACCCGCTGCCCTTCCCAAGCCCCTTCCCTGCCGGCTCCCTGGCAGTAGCTGGAGGCCCCCGGAAGACAG CCCCGGTGAATGCACTGGTGTCTCACCTGCTAGTGGTTGAACCTGAAAAGCTATATGCCATGCCTGACCCGGCGGGCCCTGATGGACACCTCCCAGCTGTGGCTACCCTCTGTGACCTCTTTGACCGAGAGATCGTGGTCACTATCAGCTGGGCCAAGAGCATCCCAG GCTTCTCATCACTGTCGCTGTCTGACCAGATGTCAGTACTGCAGAGCGTATGGATGGAGGTACTGGTGCTGGGTGTGGCCCAGCGTTCACTACCACTGCAGGATGAGCTGGCTTTTGCTGAGGACCTGGTCCTGGATGAAGAGGGGGCACGGGCAGCTGGCTTGGGGGAACTGGGGGCTGCCCTGCTGCAACTGGTGCGGCGACTGCAGGCCCTACGGCTGGAACGAGAGGAGTACGTCCTGCTGAAGGCCCTGGCCCTTGCCAATTCGG ACTCTGTGCACATCGAAGATGCTGAGGCTGTGGAGCAGCTGCGAGAAGCCCTGCATGAGGCCCTGCTGGAGTATGAAGCCGGCCGGGCCGGCCCTGGAGGGGGTGCTGAGCGGCGGCGGGCAGGAAGGCTGCTGCTCACACTACCCCTCCTCCGCCAGACAGCGGGCAAAGTCTTGGCCCACTTCTATGGGGTGAAGCTGGAGGGCAAGGTGCCCATGCACAAGCTGTTCTTGGAGATGCTTGAGGCCATGATGGACTGA
- the KCNK4 gene encoding potassium channel subfamily K member 4 produces the protein MRSTTLLALLALVLLYLVSGALVFQALEQPHEQQAQWELGEVREKFLRAHPCVSDQELGLFIKEVADALGGGANPETNSTSNSSHSTWDLGSAFFFSGTIITTIGYGNVALRTDAGRLFCIFYALVGIPLFGILLAGVGDRLGSSLRRGIGHIEAIFLKWHVPPELVRVLSAMLFLLIGCLLFVLTPTFVFCYMEDWSKLEAIYFVIVTLTTVGFGDYVAGADPKQDYPAYQPLVWFWILLGLAYFASVLTTIGNWLRVVSRRTRAEMGGLTAQAASWTGTVTARVTQRAGPTAPPPQKERPLLPPPPCPAQPVGRPRSPAPPEKVEPPSPPTASALDYPSENLAFIDESSDTQSERSCALPRAPPGRRRPNPARKPARPRGPGRPREKGVPV, from the exons ATGCGCAGCACCACGCTACTGGCCCTGCTGGCGCTGGTCTTGCTCTACTTGGTGTCTGGTGCCCTGGTGTTCCAGGCCCTGGAGCAGCCCCACGAGCAGCAGGCCcagtgggagctgggggaggtCCGAGAGAAGTTCCTGAGGGCCCATCCGTGTGTGAGCGACCAGGAGTTGGGGCTCTTCATCAAG GAGGTGGCTGATGCCCTGGGAGGGGGTGCGAACCCAGAAACCAACTCGACCAGTAACAGCAGCCACTCAACCTGGGACCTGGGCAGCGCCTTCTTTTTCTCAGggaccatcatcaccaccatcg GCTATGGCAATGTGGCCCTGCGCACAGATGCTGGGCGCCTCTTCTGCATCTTTTATGCACTGGTGGGGATCCCGCTGTTTGGGATCCTGCTGGCAGGGGTCGGGGACCGGCTGGGCTCCTCCCTGCGCCGTGGCATCGGTCACATCGAAGCCATCTTCTTG AAGTGGCACGTGCCACCGGAGCTGGTGCGAGTGCTATCAGCGATGCTCTTCCTGCTGATTGGCTGCCTGCTCTTTGTCCTCACGCCCACGTTCGTGTTCTGCTATATGGAGGACTGGAGCAAGCTGGAGGCCATCTACTTTGTCATAGTGACGCTCACTACCGTGGGCTTCGGTGACTATGTGGCTG GCGCTGACCCCAAGCAGGACTATCCAGCCTACCAGCCGCTGGTGTGGTTCTGGATCCTGCTTGGCCTGGCCTACTTTGCCTCGGTGCTCACCACCATCGGGAACTGGCTGCGAGTAGTGTCCCGCCGCACACGGGCAGAG ATGGGCGGCCTCACCGCACAGGCTGCCAGCTGGACCGGCACAGTGACTGCGCGGGTGACCCAGCGAGCTGGGCCCACCGCACCGCCTCCACAGAAGGAGCGGCCACTCCTGCCTCCACCGCCCTGTCCCGCGCAGCCGGTCGGCAGGCCCCGATCCCCCGCGCCCCCAGAGAAGGTCGAACCGCCTTCCCCGCCCACGGCCTCGGCCCTGGATTACCCCAGCGAGAACCTGGCCTTCATCGACGAGTCCTCGGACACGCAGAGCGAGCGCAGCTGCGCGCTGCCCCGTGCGCCGCCAGGTCGCCGCCGCCCCAACCCCGCCAGGAAGCCTGCGCGGCCCCGAGGCCCCGGGCGTCCCCGAGAAAAAGGCGTGCCCGTGTAG
- the CATSPERZ gene encoding cation channel sperm-associated auxiliary subunit zeta — protein sequence MEENPSKVLPESSDHRGSGKVNPSNDIRDLWTTATLSESQLNLPLSEVCENFDEEGIYVDKTQWYRHNGSWEDDEEDEGNSYPEELDEQTLPEQEPHQGSSTEPHVAENGDDSKMKAEKPSSMTSVEGFMHSPHLAYWAEQQNRLPLPLRELMKNEALEILNKALRSYRSGIGREHFLTKELQRYIDGIKKRQDTGQNV from the exons ATGGAGGAAAACCCTAGCAAA GTGTTGCCCGAGTCTTCGGACCACCGTGGCTCAGGCAAGGTGAACCCGTCCAACGACATTCGGGATCTGTGGACCACGGCCACACTGTCGGAGTCACAGCTGAACCTGCCGCTGTCCGAGGTCTGCGAGAACTTCGACGAAGAGGGTATCTACGTGGACAAGACTCAGTGGTACAGACATAACGGCAGCTGGGAGGATGATGAAGAGGACGAGGGCAACAGCTACCCAGAGGAACTGGACGAGCAAACCTTGCCGGAGCAGGAACCGCACCAAGGCAGCTCCACGGAGCCCCACGTAGCGGAGAACGGAGACGATTCCAAGATGAAGGCCG aAAAACCTTCCTCAATGACATCGGTGGAAGGCTTCATGCACTCACCCCATCTAGCCTACTGGGCAGAGCAGCAGAACAGG CTGCCGCTGCCCCTGAGGGAGCTCATGAAGAATGAAGCTCTGGAAATCCTCAACAAAGCCCTCCGGA GCTACCGGTCAGGAATCGGCAGGGAACACTTCCTGACCAAGGAGCTGCAGCGATACATCGATGGGATCAAGAAGCGCCAGGACACGGGACAGAACGTCTGA